The Bacteroidota bacterium genome includes the window GGCTGATTTCAATCTGTTACAGAATTATCCGAATCCTTTTAACCCGTCCACAAAAATCAGATTCTCGGTACCTGTTTCCGGAATGGTGACTGTAAAAGTTTATGATCTGCAAGGGAAGGAAATCGCTACACTCCACAACTCCTCGATGAATGCAGGTTCATATGAAGTTGACTGGAAAGGATCGGATTCATTTGGGAAACCTGTAAGTTCAGGAATTTATTTCTGCAGGCTTGTATCAGGAAACAACCAGAAAACAATTAAAATGATATTAAGCAAATAAACAGAATTTGCTTTAATTACGATTATGAAGAGGCTGTCTCAAAAGGGCAGCCTTTTTCATGATTTGCTAATCCGGAGGGAAGATAAGATAATCAGTCACAATGATTATTTATCTGTAAATGTCTTTTCTGTGTGCTGCAGTAAAAATAACGACAAGTTTTGAATCATCAACTATTTGATAAACCACCCTGTAATCTCCAATACGGATACGATAATCCGATTCCGTACCGGCTAATTTTCGGGAGTTTTTTGGTCTTGGATCATCTTTCAGTTTTTGGATCTCTTTCCAAATTTTCACCTGTTGTGTTTTTGGAATTTTTCTAAAATCCTTTTCAACTGAGCTTTTGAATTCCAGTGTATACATTAATCCAATCCAAATTTGCCGGAAAAATCTTTCTCGTCAATATTTGGTTCTTTATCTCTTTCTTGAATGATTTTGACACACTTTGAATCTTCAATTAATTCAAGCATCTCAGTATATACCTTGTAATCAAGCAAGACCGTTTCGGGTTTGCCATTTTTACCGTAAAAAATTTTCTCGTTTGTTCTGAGCGTTGACAATTTTGTACCTATATTCATTATTGTTTGTGACGAACTTAAACTCGACATTTGACTAATCTGTTAGATTAAACAGTATGACTTTTATCAAAATGTATTTGAAATATATAACTTGAATCTATTAAATACAAGTTAATTTTTATTTCTTTCATCGACTTGCCTGTTCGCAACATGTCAGAGGTTAATTAATCAGGTCTATAATATTTGTATTACCTGCTTATAAGTATGATTTAAATCATCTGCCATAATTTTCATGCACAAATTGACGAAAAATAATCTTATATTTCCAAAATTAATCGAGGAATATCTTATGAAAATAATCAAATCACTTCCAATCCTTTTTATCATATTCTTTTTCTATGGATGTTGCAATTGTTCGAACAAGGACGCCGTTGACACATCCAACAAAAACAATCCACCTTCCCAGCCGGCAAGCATTCAGACAAACAAAACTATCGCTGAAGTGCAGGTTTTGAGTATGGATGTCAAAAGTGAAACTGACTATACAGCGAAAATTGCTGTCACAAAAATATTTGAAGATGATGCCTATCCAAGCATCGCAGTAATTAATGGACAATATGAAATTTTACCCAACTTCAGACTTGGTGAAAACAAGGAACTCTTAAATAATGACGAAAATCAGGCTTTAAAGGAATTCTCAAAGAAGAAAGCCGGGGATAAGGTCAAAATTGAGTTCTTCCTCAGCGATACAAAGTGGATACTCCACAAAGTTTTAAAATAAAAACCGGACAAAAAAAATGAAAAATCAATTCAAATTTGTAATCCCGTCTATCACCATCACCATCCTTCTCGTCTTTGCATTTTCATTTGCGTACGAGCATACCGGTGTAATGACGATGGAGGACTATTTACAGTATAAAATTGAGAAAAAGAAGCATGCCAAATTGAACTACGGTTCACCCGACGAGGCGATGAAATGGTTCATAGATCAAAGAAAATCGGCTACAGGTTCAATCCCCAATAACTGGCGTGAAGAAGCTCTTCAACACATTGACAGATACAACACAAGACCTGATAATTTGGATAATTCCACCGCTCTTTCCTGGTCTGAAGTCGGACCGGGCAATATAGGCGGCAGAGTAAGAGCTGTCGTAATAAATCCTAATAATGCATCAATTATTTATATCGGTGCAGTGGGTGGTGGTGTCTGGAAAACCACAAATGGAGGTACTTCATGGACCCCTCTAAAGGACCAGATGGAGAATATTGCTGTTTGTGCACTGGTTATGGACCCTTCGAATTCCAATATTCTTTACGCAGGAACCGGTGAAGGTTTCTTTAACGCAGATGCGATAAGAGGCGAAGGAATTTTCAAAACAACAGATGCCGGTGCCTCCTGGACCAGACTGAGTGCTACCACGGGATCGGATTTCTACTTTGTTAATAAACTGGAATTCGACGGAACCACCAACACGCTTTGGGCAGCCACACGAGGCGGACTGCTGAAATCCACAAACGGCGGTACATCGTTTACAAAAATAGTTAATGCCTCCAATTGTATGGATCTTGAAATTGCGGGAACATCTCCCACAACTCTATACGCCTCCTTTGGACATTTTTCTCAGGCAACTGTGCGAAGATCGACTGATGCAGGAGCAACATGGTCACAGATATTTACACAGTCGGGCATCGGCAGATATGAAATAGCTGTTTCGAAATCCTCACCCTCCACTGTTTATATATCCGGACACGATTTGAGCACGAATCAGTGCGGTGTTTTGTCCAAGTCCACAAACAGCGGTTCGAACTGGTCAAGCGTAACCATTCCTGGACCTGCCTTCTCTGGTGCAACCACCTACACATCAGGACAGGCATGGTACAATAACATAATTGCTGTTGATCCAGCAAATGCAAATATCGTATATGTAGCCGGCCTCGATGCCTGGAAAACGACAAATGGCGGTACTTCATGGACACAAATTTCCAACTGGTACACACAGGCGGGCGCACCACCTTTCATGCATGCTGACATACATGCAATCGCATTCAGCCCTTCTTCATCCTCAACCCTTATTGTGGGGAATGATGGTGGTGTCTACAAAACCACAAACAGCGGCAGTACATGGACATCCCTTAACAATGGACTGAACATCACACAATTCTACTACGGTACTATCCATCCAACTCTTGCCAAATATTATGGCGGCACACAGGATAACGGTACCCTGGGTCTCTCATCGGGAACTTCCTGGAGCGAACTTATCGGTGGAGACGGTGGAGCAACGGAAATCGACTATAACAACCCGAGTCTGATGTATGGAGAGTATGTTAATTTCTGCTTCCTTAAGTCGACAAACGGTGGAGCATCATT containing:
- a CDS encoding type II toxin-antitoxin system RelE/ParE family toxin; translation: MYTLEFKSSVEKDFRKIPKTQQVKIWKEIQKLKDDPRPKNSRKLAGTESDYRIRIGDYRVVYQIVDDSKLVVIFTAAHRKDIYR
- a CDS encoding T9SS type A sorting domain-containing protein, with product MKNQFKFVIPSITITILLVFAFSFAYEHTGVMTMEDYLQYKIEKKKHAKLNYGSPDEAMKWFIDQRKSATGSIPNNWREEALQHIDRYNTRPDNLDNSTALSWSEVGPGNIGGRVRAVVINPNNASIIYIGAVGGGVWKTTNGGTSWTPLKDQMENIAVCALVMDPSNSNILYAGTGEGFFNADAIRGEGIFKTTDAGASWTRLSATTGSDFYFVNKLEFDGTTNTLWAATRGGLLKSTNGGTSFTKIVNASNCMDLEIAGTSPTTLYASFGHFSQATVRRSTDAGATWSQIFTQSGIGRYEIAVSKSSPSTVYISGHDLSTNQCGVLSKSTNSGSNWSSVTIPGPAFSGATTYTSGQAWYNNIIAVDPANANIVYVAGLDAWKTTNGGTSWTQISNWYTQAGAPPFMHADIHAIAFSPSSSSTLIVGNDGGVYKTTNSGSTWTSLNNGLNITQFYYGTIHPTLAKYYGGTQDNGTLGLSSGTSWSELIGGDGGATEIDYNNPSLMYGEYVNFCFLKSTNGGASFNKSMSGIPVGSGFWDGTTDRTLFISPFTMDPNNPQILAGGTYRVWRTTNSASSWTAISGDLTGDGTGGNGATISALAIAKGNSSVIYAGTSNGRVQVTTNAGSSWNLRNSGLPASYITKVVIDPANSNVAYATFSGFSSGQKIYKTTNAGVSWTNISSNLPNIPVNSFAINPASTSNLFAGTDLGVFSTTDGGTSWVRDGSSLPNVVVSDLRIRASDNKIVAFTHGRSVWTSTIGGGSGGQITELVYDNGSVLSGYNWPNNGQGSANRMTSPVANAKLTAISFYITGTTAGTATFKPIVRTKAGNGAPGADLVNYNPVTASTVPGWNTWNTSAQNITVTNDFFIGMIYDGVNRPNFGYNQTNNSRAWDFDGTTWSAWNETYFMRATVQSPTAIIDFDNSVPTAFELSQNYPNPFNPTTKIRFALPESGNVTMIIYDINGKKIAEIANGYHQSGRYTYEWNGKNDFGSAVASGVYLCTIKAGGKIQTVKMILQK